A single Metarhizium brunneum chromosome 5, complete sequence DNA region contains:
- the ARDH gene encoding D-arabinitol 2-dehydrogenase: MASRQTIFAPMLRHATRSVAPATLRPSFAAARNLHNIPPRSNKPGSYSRTDADIEVEHPEEHELPSSKPVLGTGGQFVKPTLPSFSLDGRVGVVTGGARGLGLVMAQGMVFSGADVALVDMNKEEAQKQTQLLMDAFHRENPNAQRIPTVTAHYADVSDPESVESCIAEVIEQHGKIDHLVTSAGFTENFEAVNYPIDRMRKLWAVNVDGTYLFATSVARHLMARKAPGSMVMIGSMSGAIVNVPQPQAPYNAAKAGVRHLAASLAVEWAHAGIRVNCISPGYMLTALTEKILDENPDLKQKWTSLIPQGKMGQPQDLMGPVSFLLSDASSYVTGADIRVDGGYTVT; encoded by the exons ATGGCTTCCAGACAGACCATATTCGCTCCCATGCTGCGGCACGCTACGCGAAGTGTTGCCCCTGCCACCTTGCGGCCGTCGTTCGCCGCCGCTCGCAATCTGCACAACATCCCACCTCGAAGCAACAAGCCTGGCAGTTACTCTCGCACCGATGCTGACATTGAAGTCGAGCATCCCGAAGAGCATGAACTGCCTTCCAGCAAGCCAGTCCTGGGTACTGGTGGACAGTTCGTGAAGCCTACTCTCCCCAGCTTCTCTCTTGATGgccgtgttggtgttgtcaCTGGAGGTGCTCGTGGTTTGGGCTTGGTTATGGCTCAGGGCATGGTTTTTTCCGGTGCTGATGTTGCCCTTGTTGACATGAACA AGGAAGAAGCTCAGAAGCAGACCCAATTGCTCATGGATGCCTTCCACCGTGAGAACCCCAATGCTCAGCG AATCCCCACCGTCACCGCCCACTATGCCGACGTCTCCGACCCTGAATCCGTCGAAAGTTGCATTGCTGAGGTTATCGAGCAGCACGGCAAAATTGACCACCTCGTCACATCAGCCGGCTTTACTGAAAATTTCGAAGCCGTGAACTACCCCATCGACCGTATGCGTAAGCTATGGGCCGTCAATGTCGACGGAACGTACCTTTTTGCCACTTCTGTGGCCCGTCATCTCATGGCGCGCAAAGCGCCGGGTAGCATGGTCATGATTGGTAGCATGTCTGGCGCCATTGTCAACGTTCCCCAGCCTCAGGC TCCCTACAACGCTGCCAAAGCTGGTGTGCGCCATCTGGCAGCTTCTCTAGCCGTCGAATGGGCTCATGCTGGAATCCGCGTCAACTGTATCTCCCCTGGATACATGCTGACTGCACT CACTGAAAAGATTCTCGACGAGAACCCCGATCTTAAGCAGAAGTGGACCTCACTTATCCCCCAAGGCAAGATGGGTCAACCTCAAGACCTCATGGGCCCTGTGTCCTTCCTGCTCTCCGATGCCAGTAGCTACGTCACTGGTGCCGACATTCGCGTCGATGGCGGATACACCGTGACCTAA
- the IVD gene encoding Isovaleryl-CoA dehydrogenase — protein sequence MAASFRSLTRAVSRPATRRLRPSPASIALPTIQKRLHSSKHPKGFEAPTTEELDELRERVHEFTRREITEEVAAHTDKSNAFPNEMWPKLGEAGFLGITADEDVGGLGMGYQAHAVVMEEMSRASGSIGLSYAAHSQLCVNQLQLNGSPEQKKKYLPGLIAGTKVGALAMSESGSGSDVVSMRTSAKKVDGGYLLNGSKMWITNGPDADLIVVYAKTEPDKGSKGITAFLVETKADGFSCARKLDKMGMRGSNTGELMFDNVFVPEDNVVGSVNGGVRVLMEGLDLERLVLSAGPLGIMQAALDVALPFSHQRKQFGSPIAHNQLVQGKLADMYTKLQASRAYTYATARQVDEQGVIRTQDCAGAILYAAERATECALDCIQLLGGMGYVEEMPASRLLRDAKLYEIGAGTSEIRRMVIGRAFNKEYANA from the exons ATGGCAGCGAGCTTTAGATCGCTCACCAGAGCAGTCTCGCGACCCGCCACCCGGCGACTACGGCCCTCGCCCGCATCAATCGCTCTTCCTACCATCCAGAAAAGACTACACTCGTCCAAGCACCCCAAGGGTTTTGAGGCGCCCACGACCGAGGAGCTAGACGAGCTGCGCGAGCGTGTGCACGAGTTCACGCGCCGCGAAATCACGGAAGAGGTCGCCGCGCACACAGACAAGAGCAATGCTTTCCCCAACGAGATGTGGCCGAAGCTCGGCGAGGCCGGGTTCCTGGGCATcacggccgacgaggacgttgGCGGGCTGGGCATGGGCTACCAGGCTcacgccgtcgtcatggaGGAAATGTCCCGCGCGTCAGGGTCCATTGGGCTGAGCTACGCGGCGCATTCGCAGCTCTGCGTGAACCAGCTGCAGCTCAACGGCAGCccggagcagaagaagaagtaccTCCCCGGCCTGATTGCCGGCACCAAGGTCGGCGCGCTGGCCATGTCCGAGTCCGGCTCCGGCAGCGACGTCGTGAGCATGCGCACGTCGGCCAAGAAGGTCGACGGCGGCTATCTCCTCAACGGCTCCAAGATGTGGATAACCAACGGGCCCGACGCCGACTTGATCGTCGTCTACGCCAAAACGGAGCCCGACAAGGGGTCCAAGGGCATCACGGCCTTCCTGGTCGAGACCAAGGCGGACGGGTTCAGCTGCGCCCGgaagctggacaagatggGCATGCGCGGCAGCAACACGGGCGAGCTCATGTTCGACAACGTCTTCGTCCCCGAGGACAACGTCGTGGGCAGCGTCAACGGCGGCGTGCGCGTCCTCATGGAGGGCCTCGACCTGGAGCGCCTGGTCCTCTCGGCTGGGCCCCTGGGCATCATGCAGGCCGCGCTCGACGTTGCCCTGCCCTTCTCCCACCAGCGCAAGCAGTTTGGTTCCCCGATTGCTCACAACCAGCTGGTCCAGGGCAAGCTTGCCGACATGTACACCAAGCTGCAGGCGTCGCGGGCCTATACCTACGCCACGGCCAGGCAGGTTGATGAGCAGGGCGTTATCCGCACCCAGGACTGTGCTGGCGCCATTCTGTACGCGGCTGAGCGTGCGACCGAGTGCGCACTTGACTGTATCCAGTTGCTGGGTGGTATGGGCTATGTTGAGGAGATGCCTGCCTCGAGATTGCTGAGAGA TGCGAAATTGTACGAGATTGGTGCTGGAACTTCTGAAATTAGACGGATGGTCATTGGACGTGCTTTCAACAAGGAGTATGCCAATGCGTAA